In Spinacia oleracea cultivar Varoflay chromosome 5, BTI_SOV_V1, whole genome shotgun sequence, a single window of DNA contains:
- the LOC110799331 gene encoding uncharacterized protein, producing MDLPLVEISKDDYRKGAAPYDDDPLVLEIKVANLRVKIVLVDTGSSSDIISLHCLQKLKHDARIIEKLFRPLVGFGGSIVRPIGSILLPVSIRTPPMTKEGVIRFTIVASLTAFNIILGRPALNVLKAVIVPHLLLVKFVRSIGRIGSLYGNQQLARDCYLSSLDPPAWGASPKKNEQLKPLTSQRKLRETPMAHNADRRPEPVGAHYDIVLDLANPSRTVPIGIPPDDPMAAALVQLLREYKEIYAFTVEEMLGIDSAVAVRKLNVDSAMKPVRQKKRNHGEARNLAAAAEVQKLMDAGFIRPCQYPDWVANVVLVPKPNGTWRMCVDYTDLNKACSKDSFPLPKIDRLVDSTAGHAMMSFMDAYSGFHQIPLWPQD from the coding sequence ATGGATTTACCTCTTGTGGAAATTTCCAAAGACGATTACCGAAAGGGGGCAGCACCATATGATGATGATCCTTTGGTTCTAGAGATTAAGGTGGCTAACCTCAGAGTGAAAATAGTACTGGTAGACAcggggagctcgtccgacataatcagcCTGCATTGCCTACAAAAATTGAAGCACGATGCCAGAATAATAGAGAAACTATTCAGGCCCTTAGTAGGATTTGGAGGAAGTATCGTTCGCCCAATTGGCTCCATCCTGCTCCCAGTCTCCATTCGCACCCCTCCAATGACCAAGGAAGGTGTCATCCGATTTACGATTGTAGCAAGCCTCACCGCATTCAACATCATACTCGGCCGTCCAGCACTCAATGTCCTAAAAGCTGTGATTGTTCCCCATTTACTACTAGTTAAGTTTGTACGAAGCATTGGACGCATCGGATCCCTCTATGGAAACCAACAGCTGGCCAGAGATTGTTACTTATCATCGCTGGACCCACCAGCATGGGGAGCCTCTCCAAAGAAAAATGAACAGTTGAAACCACTGACAAGCCAGCGTAAACTCAGAGAGACACCTATGGCACATAATGCGGATCGACGCcctgagccagtgggagcacacTATGATATAGTTCTAGACCTAGCGAACCCGTCTCGAACAGTTCCCATTGGAATCCCTCCTGACGACCCCATGGCAGCGGCACTGGTACAACTGCTTCGAGAATACAAAGAAATATATGCCTTCACGGTAGAGGAGATGCTAGGCATTGATTCAGCGGTGGCCGTGCGCAAGCTGAATGTAGATAGCGCTATGAAACCAGTACGACAGAAGAAAAGGAATCATGGAGAGGCAAGAAATTTAGCCGCCGCTGCTGAAGTACAGAAGTTAATGGACGCAGGCTTCATACGTCCATGTCAGTATCCAGACTGGGTAGCCAATGTAGTACTGGTACCTAAGCCCAATGGGACGTGGAGAATGTGTGTCGACTATACCGATTTAAATAAGGCCTGCTCCAAGGACAGTTTTCCATTGCCAAAGATAGACCGACTCGTCGACTCAACGGCAGGGCacgccatgatgagcttcatggacgcctactccggatttCATCAGATCCCTTTGTGGCCCCAGGACTAG